Part of the Henckelia pumila isolate YLH828 chromosome 2, ASM3356847v2, whole genome shotgun sequence genome is shown below.
TGATTCAATGCTGTCAAGACCTTGATCCAATCCTTTGGGGCACTCGTCCTGCCCCTGATACAGAATTTGGAGATTACTGCCCTTTCTTGAACGAACAATCTCAGTATTCTTGAGAGTTGCACATGAGCATTCGGGGATGGGGTGAGAAAGGAAAGACATTGGTTTTGATAGAAGAAACTCCCGCATGATGCCATCTTCTGCTGTGCTTTTGTTTAGGTGTTCTCTGATGGAGAGTGTCCAATTGAGTCGGGGATGGTAAAGATTATCTCGAGTACTATTGATCAGTTCAGTGAGATACTTCCTGGGCAAATGAACAAAAATATGGAAAATGAAattagagagagagagagaaaaaacTGCTTAAAAAAACATGAAACAAAATTCAATTAGCGTGCAAGACTGCAAGTATAGCCCCTTGACAACTAAAAGGCAACTTTACGGTTTACCTGTCAGGTCTGTACGTTCTACTTGAAGCCATCTTATACAGGCGGTGTCCCATTATCAAGCCGGAAAAATCTGGCCTTCCACTGCCATCATTGTCAAAACCGGGAAAGAATGCATCAGCTTCTACGGAAACAATATAATCGATAGCATCCCAGAGCAAACGATGCGCTTGGTTTCTTAAATCGTTTGATGAAGGCTCAGGCTCAGAATCCTTCTCAGCAATCCAACCATACCAGCCTTCTTTTTCGTGCCGATAAATAGGTCGGTCAGGAGGTGGAGGAAGAGGCCTAGGACGAGGGCCAGCATTGTCCCATTCTTTTTTCAATTGTTTTGCACTCTGTGCTGGAGGAAACTCAAAAGGATCCAGAGGTACTGGGGTTTCTGGGCCAATGATTTTGGCCAGCTCTGTTTTACTGCACAAAGAAGTACGATCCACTAAGTTGGTGTACATGGCACGCAAAGGAATCAGAACTCTTTGACCACCAAACGTTTCAGAACCTGCCAAATATATTCTTGTTCTTGGAGGGTAACCCAAAGCTCGAAGGAGAAGTCCAACCTACATTATCATAAATAAAACCCAAGCTTTCACCTCAAATATAATCACAAcatatttttggtacaataaaacataaaaggcaaatgcaacaaatttgatccCATGGTGAAGCAAATGGAAAGGGTTAGGGCTGACATACCGTACCAAAATACCGAATTATcggcataccgtaccgaaattttttcgatatacaaacgttttttcggtataccgattaTTTTTTTGGTATCTATAAGGTATCAATATagattttttccataccaaaatttcggaatttcggtatcggtatgaatttttttcataccaatatttttggtacggtataccgaaaaaccacCCCTAGGAAAGGCCAAACAGACCAGAAACTGGTGGGACTAGAAAGAACCAAAGCCACCATAAGTATTATGAATTACGACCCCAAAACGTTGTCATACCCGACTCGAGACTGAAATTTTAAGTTGCATAATAGAGTACCAAGATGACAAAAGTTCATAATTAACTACAAACACACATAAAAACTAAAGATGAAGGTAACTGCGGTTCCTAGAAGAAACTTGAATGGAGTAAGCAAAAGCACACCCCAAAGTTGCAAAATTACACAAAACAAACATCTTTCTTCTAATACATTAAAATCATAGCGAGCACAGAATAGGTATAGGTCattaattatttgaattttggTCGACTCCAATTGAATTCTATTAATCTGGAGATCGCCCGCAAAATCAGCATACCACTTTTTCTCTGAACCAGAAAAGGAAATTATTATATgctaaaaaaaaaggaaataatttcaaaaataatgatCAGCACTTTGAACGATGGTACCTCTTCAGGCATTAATGGGCATGAACCATTTGCTTTTAGGCTGTGTGAATCCACATTTTCTTCTGTTATTAAGCCTTGTTTGATCATCTGTTTTCGCCGGAATTGTATGAGTTCTGTGTGTACATCCTATATAAAAATTTCGCGTAGGTGGTTAGGGCAAAGCTACAAAATAGACTCAAATAGCACTGTTCACTTCTATGACTAATTACAAATGTCATTAAAAGAAGACCTAGAGGCATGCATGGCAGAAGGGAGAGGAAGGGAGGATGATAGAGTCGAATAATAAAGTGTATTTTCTGCCTTCCTACCATTACAAAGTGTGCCTTGTGGAAGTGTAAGACATCAATACAACTGATGACTCCCATTATTACAACATGAATCACCAACTAAAACAGTTTCATTTGCAAAAAAGATTATTGGGTTCAGGAAAAAAAATTGGGTCAAAGATGTCAAATTCACAACTActttttatcatttgtaatctAGAAATCATTTGAGAGTCAGATCTGTAAAGGAGCTGGAGTTTTATATTTTGTTAACAGCTTTTGAGCCTAAGTTAGGCGTGGACCTCTGGTCCACTTTTTGTAATTAatattagaaaaaaataaaaataaataaaaatctaggaATCAGAAATTAAGAGTATGGCTGATGAAAACTAGAGATGGATGACGAAAACATGATTTAAGATATAAACAGACCTGAAAAAGTTCAGCACAACCTTGATATGCTAGGACATCCCTCTTCAAACCAGGATAATAAGCAAGAAATGGTTGGCCTGACCCTCGTAACCTATGGAAGAAAGAAAAACATCGTAAGAGCATAGCCTTATCAAAATATCGTTCTTAAAAGCATATGGATGACATTTGCATGAAAACCATCCAAATTGAATACACGAATTCCAATCTGAAAAATTAATAGAATTATATACTGAAATCAGTATGTATAACAATGCTTTCTCTACAGCAATAGTTAATCCTAATTCATCATACTAAATATCTTATGGAGCCATATGGATGACATACTGCTTTAACATGCAAGGTGCACTAAAGCACACCATTTCTCATGGAGCCATTGGCGCATGACGAGGCGTGTGCCGTGTGGTTTACACATAATCAGCACCATGCATGATTTTTTTAGAATGTGCATTTATAAATGAATTTTTACCACAATCATTTGCAAACTGCAAAAACTTAGGAACTTGAAAGTTCCAACGTTAGACTTGCTggattataaaataaaaataaaaaaaataaaaactgaggCAGCATCTGTAAACGGAGAGGGAATGGCCCCCGTCGCCCGAGGACTTGCGCTGCCGTGAtggaaaaaagaaagaaagaaagaaaactgTGGTGTAAATGAATTGCAGTGAGAagcaaaagaaagaaagatcGTATCAAGCGTCAATCGATTAAGAGTTGGGAGTTGAGGGTCactgggcttggtttatgaGGGTGgcaatgttttattttttcaagcAGAAACAACCATTTTGGGATTCTATTTTCCTCATTGGGCATCTTGCATGGCTTAAGCCCATTGACAACATCTCCAAAAATTCCAGCCAACTTCGAAATGACTGCTAGTCTTCGATTTGAAAAATTACTAAGCAAAAAATCTCCGACTCCTTTGACCACGTTTATTGGTGAAAAAAGCTTAAGTCAGCCTCTCTGATAATGAACTAGGATCAGAGA
Proteins encoded:
- the LOC140880767 gene encoding protein EMBRYO SAC DEVELOPMENT ARREST 30; protein product: MKSKIKWAALGGLVLSFMSLLVHLFLAKSSTSMMQYSSIAAFTEDLNYPEKPGRKGAGYRKLWGKVKALEALQPYANTRSMPYPVPHEQNNGFIYAKVHGDFEKIKASICDLVAVSRLLNATLVIPEIQESTQSKGISSKFKSFSYLYNEEQFISVLANDVIIARNLPHDLMEGRKRKQYPIFKPKRLSSPNYYLQDVLPKLKSAKVIGLILTDGGCLQSILPSSLVEYQRLRCRVAYHALQFREEIVEVGNQIVQRLRGSGQPFLAYYPGLKRDVLAYQGCAELFQDVHTELIQFRRKQMIKQGLITEENVDSHSLKANGSCPLMPEEVGLLLRALGYPPRTRIYLAGSETFGGQRVLIPLRAMYTNLVDRTSLCSKTELAKIIGPETPVPLDPFEFPPAQSAKQLKKEWDNAGPRPRPLPPPPDRPIYRHEKEGWYGWIAEKDSEPEPSSNDLRNQAHRLLWDAIDYIVSVEADAFFPGFDNDGSGRPDFSGLIMGHRLYKMASSRTYRPDRKYLTELINSTRDNLYHPRLNWTLSIREHLNKSTAEDGIMREFLLSKPMSFLSHPIPECSCATLKNTEIVRSRKGSNLQILYQGQDECPKGLDQGLDSIESQDDSADESETPEDDTDLELVESDQNSQPITTLTSEQDEEMDPDD